The Ruficoccus amylovorans genome has a segment encoding these proteins:
- a CDS encoding DUF5069 domain-containing protein, translating into MKHYDYQKHLHRLWEKAVKQYESGQRGSGTYFETEEEMWLRANGITPQEIYDFAEDYVSSGEPDFPTFAMICDVRRNYFLEKLHGQQSDNKVRMDSYTPKDAEVEGIRWLPRIIEKAKAKLHGELDDDTMYCCGGDRAFLKEHDIHPAEFLRVVAEHEHDDRAIINWVKQRSAKARADAQG; encoded by the coding sequence ATGAAACACTACGACTACCAGAAGCACCTGCACCGTCTTTGGGAAAAAGCGGTCAAGCAATACGAATCCGGCCAGCGCGGCTCGGGCACCTATTTCGAGACCGAGGAGGAGATGTGGCTGCGCGCCAACGGCATCACCCCGCAGGAGATTTACGACTTCGCCGAGGACTACGTCAGCTCGGGCGAGCCAGACTTCCCCACCTTTGCCATGATATGCGACGTGCGCCGGAACTACTTTCTGGAAAAACTCCACGGCCAGCAAAGCGACAACAAAGTCCGCATGGATTCCTACACCCCCAAGGACGCGGAAGTCGAGGGCATCCGCTGGCTCCCCCGCATCATCGAAAAGGCCAAAGCCAAACTCCACGGCGAGCTCGACGACGACACCATGTACTGCTGCGGAGGTGACCGCGCCTTTCTCAAGGAGCACGACATCCATCCGGCGGAATTCCTGCGCGTCGTCGCTGAACACGAGCACGACGACCGCGCTATCATCAACTGGGTCAAACAGCGTAGCGCCAAAGCCAGAGCGGACGCCCAGGGATAG
- a CDS encoding glycosyltransferase family 4 protein has product MRILVGSHVFHPSVGGIESVSAMLAEAFVKLGHEVQVVTQTPSGQPDAAPYAIHRQPGGGELRSLLGWCEIFWQNNISLKTLGPALLKGTPTVITHQTWLMRPDGRTGWQDVLKKLASSRVRNVAISRAIAEALPGEPVIIGNPYRDELFRRDTSVPKDRDVVFLGRLVSDKGADLLIDALDGLEQPGGAPVSCTIIGDGPDRVALEARAKGRDIVFTGAKSGPELVTLLNRHKLLAVPSRWNEPFGIVALEGLACGCVPVVSAGGGLPDAVGPCGVTFPNNNAGPLRQQLCDLLGNAARRQALLANAPEHLSRHTAEAVAHQYLAVFESMRAGR; this is encoded by the coding sequence ATGCGAATCCTCGTCGGCTCCCATGTTTTTCACCCCAGCGTGGGCGGGATCGAATCGGTTTCCGCCATGCTGGCGGAGGCGTTTGTGAAGCTCGGGCACGAGGTGCAGGTGGTCACGCAAACCCCTTCCGGCCAACCCGACGCGGCCCCGTATGCCATCCACCGCCAGCCCGGCGGGGGCGAACTGCGTTCGCTGCTGGGGTGGTGCGAGATTTTCTGGCAAAACAATATCAGCCTGAAAACTCTCGGCCCGGCGTTGCTCAAGGGCACGCCGACTGTCATCACCCACCAGACCTGGCTCATGCGGCCCGACGGGCGCACGGGCTGGCAGGATGTTTTGAAAAAGCTGGCCTCGTCCCGCGTGCGCAATGTGGCCATCAGTCGCGCCATTGCCGAGGCCCTGCCGGGCGAGCCGGTCATCATCGGCAACCCGTACCGCGACGAGCTTTTCCGCCGCGACACCTCCGTGCCGAAGGACCGTGACGTGGTGTTTCTCGGGCGTCTGGTTTCGGACAAGGGGGCGGACCTGCTTATTGACGCGCTCGACGGGCTGGAGCAACCGGGCGGGGCTCCCGTCTCCTGCACCATCATCGGCGACGGTCCCGACCGTGTCGCGCTGGAGGCGCGGGCGAAGGGGCGCGACATCGTTTTTACCGGCGCGAAGTCCGGCCCTGAACTGGTCACTCTACTTAACCGGCACAAGCTCCTCGCCGTACCCTCGCGCTGGAATGAGCCCTTCGGGATCGTCGCGCTGGAAGGGCTGGCCTGCGGCTGCGTTCCGGTGGTCTCCGCCGGGGGTGGGCTGCCGGATGCTGTCGGGCCGTGCGGGGTCACTTTCCCCAACAACAATGCCGGGCCGCTGCGCCAGCAGTTATGCGACTTGCTTGGCAACGCCGCCCGCCGCCAGGCCCTGCTGGCCAACGCGCCCGAGCATCTCTCCCGGCACACAGCAGAGGCTGTCGCCCACCAGTACCTGGCGGTTTTCGAGTCGATGCGGGCGGGGCGCTGA
- a CDS encoding NAD-dependent succinate-semialdehyde dehydrogenase, with product MALATVNPATGELLREYPEMELPEILSILDKAQEDFEQWRERPVARRAGMFARVAEILRVEKEAFAAIMTKEMGKPVAEAVSEVEKCAWVCEYYAKHGADFLADQPIETEATESFVTFQPLGIILAVMPWNFPFWQVFRAAVPALIAGNVVVLKHASNVPECALTIEAIFHRAGFPLNIFRTLMLTSTHAAVAVAHPFVHGVTLTGSEEAGRKIAAQAGTQLKKTVLELGGSDAYLVLADADIDHAAQCCVASRMINGGQSCIAAKRFIVVEGVREEFEKAVVAAMRGYAMGDPASKDTRLGPMAREDLRDELHGQVSRCLAEGARLLLGGEIPQKTGAWYPATVLTDVKPGMPAYSDELFGPVAAIIPVRDEAEAIKVANDTRFGLGGAVFTHNVERARKLAREELQSGTVAVNDFVRSDPRLPFGGIRMSGYGRELADFGIREFVNIKTVVIK from the coding sequence ATGGCCCTCGCAACTGTCAATCCCGCCACCGGCGAACTTTTACGCGAATACCCCGAAATGGAGTTGCCCGAAATCCTCTCCATCCTCGACAAGGCGCAGGAGGACTTTGAGCAGTGGCGGGAGCGCCCGGTCGCCCGCCGGGCCGGGATGTTCGCCCGCGTGGCCGAGATCCTGCGCGTGGAGAAGGAAGCCTTCGCCGCCATCATGACAAAGGAGATGGGCAAGCCCGTCGCCGAGGCCGTCTCGGAGGTGGAGAAATGCGCTTGGGTCTGCGAGTACTACGCCAAACATGGAGCGGATTTCCTCGCCGACCAGCCCATCGAGACCGAGGCGACGGAGAGCTTCGTCACCTTCCAGCCGCTGGGAATCATCCTCGCCGTGATGCCGTGGAATTTCCCGTTCTGGCAGGTCTTCCGCGCCGCCGTGCCCGCCCTCATCGCGGGCAACGTCGTCGTCCTCAAGCACGCCTCCAACGTCCCCGAGTGCGCCCTGACCATCGAGGCGATTTTCCACCGCGCCGGGTTCCCGCTCAACATTTTCCGCACGCTGATGCTGACCTCGACCCATGCCGCCGTGGCCGTGGCTCATCCCTTCGTGCACGGCGTCACCCTGACCGGCAGCGAGGAGGCGGGCCGCAAGATCGCCGCCCAGGCCGGCACCCAGCTCAAAAAGACCGTGCTCGAACTCGGCGGCTCCGACGCCTACCTCGTGCTGGCCGACGCCGACATCGATCACGCCGCCCAGTGCTGCGTCGCCTCGCGCATGATTAACGGCGGCCAAAGCTGCATCGCGGCCAAGCGCTTCATCGTGGTCGAGGGCGTGCGCGAGGAATTTGAAAAAGCCGTCGTCGCCGCCATGCGCGGGTACGCGATGGGCGACCCCGCGAGCAAGGACACCCGGCTCGGCCCGATGGCCCGCGAGGACTTGCGCGACGAGCTTCACGGGCAGGTTAGCCGTTGCCTGGCCGAGGGGGCGCGGCTCCTGCTCGGGGGCGAGATCCCGCAAAAAACGGGCGCCTGGTACCCGGCCACCGTGCTGACCGACGTGAAGCCCGGCATGCCCGCCTACTCCGACGAGTTGTTCGGGCCGGTCGCGGCCATTATCCCGGTCAGGGACGAGGCCGAGGCCATCAAGGTCGCCAACGACACGCGCTTCGGCCTGGGCGGGGCGGTCTTTACGCACAACGTGGAAAGAGCCCGCAAGCTCGCCCGCGAGGAACTCCAGAGCGGCACAGTCGCGGTCAACGACTTCGTGCGCAGCGACCCGCGCCTGCCCTTCGGCGGCATCCGCATGAGCGGCTACGGCCGCGAACTGGCGGACTTCGGCATCCGCGAGTTTGTAAATATCAAGACTGTGGTTATCAAGTAA
- a CDS encoding YkvA family protein, with translation MDENFQQHYSEDGLWDKLRKYARQIGREVLEKALVLYYTGIDEKTPKWAKTVLFTALGYLILPLDTIPDITPGVGFADDAAALLAAAASVASCISEKHRTLAKEKLKTWFKHSD, from the coding sequence ATGGACGAAAACTTCCAGCAGCACTACTCCGAGGACGGCCTCTGGGACAAGCTCCGCAAGTACGCCCGCCAGATCGGGCGCGAGGTGCTTGAGAAAGCGCTCGTGCTCTACTACACCGGTATCGACGAAAAAACGCCCAAGTGGGCCAAGACCGTCTTGTTTACCGCGCTCGGATACCTTATCCTTCCTCTCGATACGATTCCCGACATCACGCCCGGCGTGGGCTTCGCCGACGACGCGGCGGCACTCCTGGCCGCAGCGGCCAGCGTTGCCAGTTGCATTTCCGAAAAACACCGCACCCTGGCCAAAGAAAAACTTAAAACCTGGTTCAAACACTCCGACTAA
- the ppk1 gene encoding polyphosphate kinase 1, which translates to MADPTPRKRTTRTTATRPAKAKKGKYPYFNRELSWLAFNRRVLDLAASPTQPLLERLKFLSIVSSNLDEFFEIRVAGLVQQVDSGVIEVGLDGLGPKEQLRRIHSITGSLVSDQYACWHNQLVPEMKKEGIVFKTRDELTVGEKRWLRKYFEQEVYPVLTPMAIDPAHPFPQLVNKSLNLLVSLKEPNARRQPAKMAIIPVPRILPRVVRIDPAEKGPQTYIFLSDVIKLYYDQLFPGFKVQGAWAFRITRNSDLYIDEEEVENLLKQIEEELHKLRKGDPVRLEIEHEVDDDMLHHLTKAIDLPSEFVVRIDGPINLLRLMSVYGMIERPDLKDAPFQPNTPAELAVPAKLFQNIRQEDFLLHHPYDSFNPVVDFLREAGRDPQVFAIKQTLYRTSGDSPIIEALKQASENGKQVTALVELKARFDEANNIQWARELEEVGVHVVYGLVGLKTHCKCCLVVRREADGLRRYVHLGTGNYNPKTARLYTDLSLFTAREEITSEVADLFNTLTGFSRSPHFKNLMVAPFNLHSRMQALIKREARNAKAGKPARIVAKTNSLIEKETIDNLYAASQAGVKIELIVRGICGLVPGVKGLSDNITVRSILGRYLEHSRIYYFENAGGSPEVYLGSADWMPRNFFRRIECVFPVADPELKQEITDKILPAFLKDTTATFLQPNGAYRPSPSAKTEPVFSAQSIFMQEADDQRHRNETILRENDQNQLD; encoded by the coding sequence ATGGCAGATCCGACTCCGCGCAAACGCACGACCCGCACCACCGCCACCCGCCCGGCCAAAGCCAAGAAGGGCAAGTACCCCTACTTCAACCGCGAACTGAGCTGGCTCGCCTTCAACCGGCGGGTGCTCGACCTGGCCGCCTCCCCCACCCAGCCCTTGCTGGAGCGGTTAAAGTTCCTCTCCATCGTCAGCTCGAACCTGGACGAGTTTTTCGAGATCCGCGTGGCCGGGCTCGTCCAGCAGGTCGATAGCGGCGTGATCGAAGTCGGGCTCGACGGCCTCGGCCCCAAGGAGCAGCTCCGGCGCATTCACAGCATCACGGGCAGCCTCGTCTCCGACCAGTACGCCTGCTGGCACAACCAGCTCGTGCCCGAGATGAAAAAGGAGGGCATTGTATTCAAAACCCGTGACGAGCTGACCGTGGGCGAAAAGCGCTGGCTGCGCAAATACTTCGAGCAGGAGGTGTACCCGGTGCTCACACCGATGGCCATCGACCCGGCCCACCCCTTCCCGCAACTGGTCAACAAGTCGCTCAACCTGCTCGTCAGCCTGAAGGAGCCCAACGCCCGCCGCCAGCCGGCCAAGATGGCCATCATCCCGGTGCCGCGCATCCTGCCGCGCGTGGTCCGGATCGACCCGGCGGAAAAGGGACCGCAGACCTACATTTTCCTCAGCGATGTTATCAAGCTCTACTACGACCAGCTCTTTCCCGGCTTCAAGGTGCAGGGCGCGTGGGCCTTTCGCATCACCCGCAACAGCGATCTCTACATCGATGAAGAAGAAGTCGAGAACCTGCTCAAACAAATCGAGGAGGAACTGCACAAGCTGCGCAAGGGAGACCCCGTGCGCCTGGAGATCGAGCACGAGGTGGACGACGACATGCTCCACCACCTGACCAAGGCCATCGACCTGCCCTCGGAGTTCGTGGTCCGGATCGACGGACCGATCAACCTGCTGCGCCTGATGAGCGTTTACGGCATGATCGAGCGCCCCGACCTCAAGGACGCCCCCTTCCAGCCGAACACGCCTGCCGAACTGGCCGTGCCCGCCAAGCTTTTCCAAAACATCCGGCAGGAGGACTTCCTGCTGCACCACCCCTACGACTCGTTCAACCCGGTGGTGGACTTCCTGCGCGAGGCCGGGCGCGACCCGCAGGTTTTCGCCATCAAGCAGACCCTCTACCGTACCAGTGGCGACTCGCCCATCATCGAGGCGCTCAAGCAAGCCTCCGAAAACGGCAAACAGGTCACCGCGCTGGTCGAGCTAAAGGCGCGCTTCGACGAGGCCAACAACATCCAGTGGGCCCGCGAACTGGAGGAGGTCGGCGTACACGTCGTCTATGGGCTGGTCGGCCTGAAAACCCACTGCAAGTGCTGCCTGGTCGTGCGCCGCGAGGCCGACGGCCTGCGCCGCTACGTCCACCTGGGCACCGGCAATTACAACCCCAAAACCGCCCGTCTCTACACGGACCTGAGCCTGTTCACCGCGCGCGAGGAGATCACCTCCGAGGTGGCCGACCTCTTTAACACGCTGACCGGTTTCTCCCGCTCCCCGCATTTCAAGAACCTGATGGTCGCCCCCTTTAACCTGCACTCGCGCATGCAGGCCCTGATCAAGCGCGAGGCCCGCAACGCCAAGGCCGGCAAGCCCGCCCGCATCGTCGCCAAGACCAACAGCCTGATCGAAAAGGAAACCATCGACAACCTGTATGCCGCCTCCCAGGCCGGGGTAAAAATAGAGCTGATCGTGCGCGGCATCTGCGGCCTCGTTCCCGGTGTCAAGGGCCTGAGCGACAACATCACCGTGCGCAGCATCCTCGGCCGTTACCTGGAGCACAGCCGCATCTACTACTTCGAGAACGCCGGGGGCTCGCCCGAGGTTTACCTCGGCAGCGCCGACTGGATGCCCCGCAATTTCTTCCGCCGCATCGAGTGCGTCTTCCCCGTGGCCGACCCCGAACTCAAACAGGAGATCACGGACAAAATCCTGCCCGCCTTCCTCAAGGACACCACCGCCACTTTCCTCCAGCCCAACGGCGCCTACCGCCCGTCCCCCTCCGCCAAGACCGAGCCGGTCTTTTCCGCACAGAGCATTTTCATGCAGGAGGCCGACGACCAGCGCCACCGCAATGAAACCATCCTCCGCGAGAACGACCAGAACCAACTCGACTAG
- a CDS encoding HAD family hydrolase, with translation MRHFRLAAYMPLLASLLVLLTCADTAFAFRNLSRQSLDPLPSWNNNATKEQILAFIKNADNPTNPGFIPQQDRIATLDLDGTLMVEKPQFAQLALALEKLRKQAKAKPGLRDKEPWKAAVNNDETYIRENTTEILLKAVEGMSLDEYRKASADFLKNEHHPRFGVPYQDTVYKPMMELIDTLREHGFMVYLVSSTQSEFIRALQSQKLRNIYPHEIIGSRVAVEFEAEGPQFIQGSFFREPDNWLTGKAENIREHLGKGPVFVVGNSMADYEMLSYAVHSPFKSLCLIINHDDEAREYAYADQDILAMAKKRGWTVVSIKNDWSTILGE, from the coding sequence ATGCGACACTTCCGCCTTGCTGCGTACATGCCCCTGTTGGCGAGCCTGCTTGTTTTGCTGACATGCGCCGACACGGCTTTCGCGTTCCGTAATCTCTCACGCCAGAGCCTGGACCCGCTCCCGAGCTGGAACAACAACGCCACCAAGGAGCAAATCCTCGCCTTCATCAAAAACGCGGACAATCCGACCAATCCCGGCTTCATCCCCCAGCAGGACCGAATCGCCACGCTCGACCTGGATGGCACCCTGATGGTCGAAAAGCCGCAGTTCGCCCAGCTCGCGCTCGCGCTGGAGAAACTGCGTAAACAGGCCAAGGCCAAGCCCGGCCTCCGGGATAAGGAACCCTGGAAAGCCGCCGTGAACAACGACGAAACCTACATCCGGGAAAACACCACCGAGATCCTCCTCAAAGCCGTCGAGGGCATGAGCCTGGATGAGTACCGGAAGGCCAGCGCCGACTTTCTGAAGAACGAGCACCACCCCCGCTTCGGGGTGCCATATCAGGACACGGTTTACAAGCCGATGATGGAGCTGATCGACACCTTGCGCGAACACGGCTTCATGGTCTATCTGGTCTCAAGCACGCAGAGCGAGTTCATCCGCGCCCTCCAGTCCCAAAAGCTCCGCAACATTTACCCCCACGAAATCATCGGCAGCCGCGTCGCGGTGGAGTTCGAGGCCGAAGGGCCGCAGTTCATCCAGGGGTCGTTTTTCCGTGAGCCCGATAACTGGCTCACCGGCAAGGCCGAGAACATCCGCGAGCATCTCGGCAAGGGGCCTGTCTTTGTCGTCGGCAACTCCATGGCCGACTACGAAATGCTATCCTACGCCGTCCACAGCCCCTTCAAGAGCCTTTGCCTCATCATCAACCACGACGACGAGGCTCGCGAATATGCCTATGCCGACCAGGACATCCTCGCCATGGCCAAGAAGCGCGGCTGGACCGTCGTCAGCATTAAAAACGACTGGAGCACCATCCTCGGCGAATAA
- a CDS encoding nitroreductase family protein produces MNTVNPERTAHTEHPVMEVIKERYSPYIFSGDPVEKDKLLSCLEAARWAASGFNEQPWRYIVADRGDSETWKKALSCLVEANQAWAKNAGVLILACAKKTFTYNGAPNPTYHHDLGLAGATLTLQAQALGLHVHMMAGIDADAISKRYEVPEDYVPLTAIAIGYADKPENGDPELAKRDQGARERKPFKEWVFGVTWGKSSTLI; encoded by the coding sequence ATGAACACCGTCAATCCCGAACGTACTGCCCACACCGAGCACCCCGTCATGGAGGTTATCAAGGAGCGCTACAGCCCTTATATCTTCAGCGGCGACCCTGTTGAAAAGGACAAGCTCTTGTCCTGTCTGGAGGCCGCCCGCTGGGCCGCTTCGGGATTCAACGAGCAGCCCTGGCGCTACATCGTGGCTGATCGTGGTGACAGCGAAACCTGGAAAAAGGCGCTCTCCTGCCTCGTAGAGGCCAATCAGGCGTGGGCGAAAAACGCCGGAGTGCTCATCCTCGCCTGCGCGAAAAAGACCTTTACCTACAACGGTGCTCCCAACCCGACGTACCATCACGACCTCGGACTGGCCGGGGCGACGTTGACGCTTCAGGCGCAAGCCCTCGGGCTCCATGTACACATGATGGCCGGGATCGACGCCGACGCCATCAGCAAGCGCTACGAGGTACCCGAGGATTACGTCCCCCTCACCGCCATCGCCATCGGCTACGCCGACAAGCCTGAAAACGGAGACCCCGAACTGGCCAAACGGGATCAGGGCGCCCGCGAGCGCAAGCCCTTCAAGGAATGGGTCTTCGGCGTCACCTGGGGCAAGAGTTCAACTCTCATCTAG
- a CDS encoding sialate O-acetylesterase: protein MSCLKSGTLILLTLASATLASHADVKVPAIFSDHMVLQREQANPVWGLADPGEKVTVTIDTQSKTTTADANGNWKVKIDPLEVGGPYTLTVKGNNTLTFDDVLVGEVWICSGQSNMQWSLMNTNFGPLEIASANYPEIRLITVPMKGTQEPQFTFDGQWQVCSPQTVPEFSAVGYLFGQRLYNTLGVPIGLIDNAWGGSSVEGWIPPEKFDVDEYHANYLKDWQDRMANYTDADYQQELDKWLAAAAQWKANGSQGRAPRKPVDPRTDKHRPGNIYYGELLPTVGYGIRGVIWYQGESNAGRAYRYRTSFPLMIETWRELWDQGDFPFYWVQLADFRDETDQPGDSNWAELREAQTMTLDLPNTGQAVIIDVGEGRDIHPRNKQVVANRLAMLALTNDYGYDFAAESPVYESMEVKEDGKVLLTFDNIDQGLYTFDVNEPIGFSIAGEDQQFVWAKGKLVGKNQIEVWSDEVSEPVAVRYGWADNPVVNVQDRNGLPLTPFRTDDWVITTQDK from the coding sequence ATGTCTTGTTTGAAGTCTGGTACCCTTATCCTTCTAACGCTGGCCTCCGCAACGCTTGCTTCGCATGCGGATGTCAAAGTCCCCGCTATTTTCAGCGACCACATGGTCCTCCAGCGGGAACAGGCCAACCCCGTCTGGGGCCTGGCCGATCCGGGTGAAAAAGTCACCGTCACCATCGACACCCAGAGCAAAACCACCACCGCCGACGCCAACGGCAACTGGAAAGTCAAGATCGACCCGCTCGAAGTTGGTGGCCCCTACACCCTCACCGTCAAGGGCAACAATACCCTGACCTTTGACGATGTGCTCGTGGGCGAAGTCTGGATCTGCTCCGGCCAATCCAACATGCAGTGGTCGCTCATGAACACCAACTTCGGCCCGCTGGAAATCGCTTCGGCCAACTATCCGGAGATCCGCCTCATCACCGTCCCGATGAAGGGCACGCAAGAGCCGCAGTTCACCTTTGATGGCCAGTGGCAAGTTTGCTCTCCCCAGACTGTGCCGGAATTTTCCGCCGTCGGCTACCTCTTCGGCCAACGCCTCTACAACACGCTCGGCGTGCCCATCGGGCTGATTGACAACGCCTGGGGAGGCTCTTCCGTTGAAGGGTGGATTCCTCCCGAAAAATTCGACGTGGACGAGTACCACGCCAACTATCTCAAGGACTGGCAAGACCGCATGGCCAACTACACCGATGCCGACTACCAGCAGGAGCTGGACAAATGGCTGGCCGCCGCCGCCCAATGGAAAGCCAATGGCTCCCAGGGCCGCGCTCCCCGCAAGCCCGTCGATCCCCGCACCGACAAGCACCGCCCCGGCAACATCTACTACGGCGAGCTTCTGCCGACCGTCGGCTACGGCATCCGCGGCGTCATCTGGTATCAGGGCGAATCCAACGCCGGACGCGCCTACCGCTATCGCACCTCTTTCCCTCTCATGATCGAAACCTGGCGTGAACTCTGGGACCAGGGCGACTTCCCCTTCTACTGGGTGCAGCTCGCCGATTTCCGGGATGAGACAGACCAACCCGGCGACAGTAACTGGGCTGAGCTGCGCGAAGCCCAGACCATGACCCTCGACCTGCCCAACACCGGCCAGGCCGTCATCATCGATGTGGGCGAAGGCCGCGACATCCACCCGCGCAACAAGCAGGTCGTCGCCAACCGCCTCGCCATGCTCGCCCTGACCAACGATTACGGCTACGATTTCGCCGCCGAGAGCCCGGTCTATGAGTCTATGGAAGTCAAGGAAGACGGCAAGGTCCTGCTGACCTTCGACAATATCGACCAGGGACTCTACACCTTTGACGTGAACGAGCCCATCGGCTTCTCCATCGCCGGGGAGGACCAGCAGTTCGTCTGGGCCAAGGGCAAGCTCGTGGGCAAAAACCAGATTGAAG